CATCAATATGATCAGTTTATTATCGGTGTCATGGGATTAGGTGTGCTGGGCGCTCAAGTTGCTAAGCGCTTAGCAAGTTTAGGTTTTAAAGTAAAAGGTTGGAGTTATTCGTTAAAATCTATTGCTGGAATTGATTGTTATCACCATGATCAACTTGATATATTTTTATCTGGTACTAAATTGCTTATTAATTTATTGCCGAGTACGCAAGAGACACAAGGTATCTTAAATAAACAGTTATTTTGTAAACTCGCAGATGATTCTTATCTTATTAATATTGCGCGAGGAAAACACCTTGTCAAAGCTGATCTACTGTCGGCTATAAGCAGTAATAAAATAAAAGCGGCAACACTGGATGTGTTTGCTCAAGAACCTTTACCAAAAGACGACTCTTTTTGGGATAATAAGGCAATAACAATAACCCCCCACATTTCAGCGCTAACTAAAGCGGAAATTGCGGTCCCTCAAATTATTGAAAAAATTCACCGTATAGAACGAGGTGAGAAAGTTGTTGAAGGATTGATTGATTTTAATAAAGGATACTAATATGCAGTACTTAACCGATCTTCATATGCACACCGTGGCAAGCAGCCATGCTTATAGCACTATGGATGAGTATATTGCGCAAGCAAAGATTAAAGGCCTAAAATTAATTGCAATCACTAACCATGGTATGGCATTAGGTGATAGTCCGCACCGTTGGCATTTTGTTAATATGCGGATTATTCCACGAATTGTTGATGGGATTGGTATTTTGCGAGGGATTGAGGCGAATATTTTGAATCTACAAGGTGATATTGATTGCGATGATGGCATGTATCGGGAGCTTGATCTGGTTATCGCTGGCTTTCATGACCCCGCACTCGGTCCAGATAATATCGATAAAAATACCGAAGCTTTAATTGCTACGATTAAAAATCCCAAGGTAAATATTATTAGTCATCCCGGTAATCCAAAGTATCCGATTCATATACATGAAGTGGCCAAGGCGGCAAAAGAGTATCACGTTGCACTTGAAATTAATAATTCATCGTTTATCTCACGCAAAGGAAGCGATGATAATTGTCGCAAGATCGCCCAAGCAGTAAAAAATGTTGGTGGTATGATTTCATTCGGTTCTGATTCGCACATTGCTTATAATGTAGGGAATTTTGCTCACTGCTTAGAACTGATTAAAGATATTACCTTCCCGCCAGAACAAATCATTAATCGTAGCCCACAGGCGGTAATTGAATTTTTAGCAATAAAAACAGATCGTTATATCGAAGAATTGGCTTCACTGTAGTATGCATCCAATAGTTATTGGACGCTAAACTTTTTGTGTACAATACAGATAACGATTTTCTCGTCATCAATATGATAAAGATGAGCAGTGGTAGTGAAAGTGAGTAATCTGCTCACCTTCACTCGTGCCAGTATTAATGATCGATAAAGATAAATTTTAATACAAATAGTATGGCAACCGTGACAACACAAATATTGAGATCTTTGAATTTGCCGGTAAATGCTTTTAATACTACGTAGGATATAAAGCCAAGCGCGACGCCCTCTGTGATAGCAAAAGCAAATGGCATCATCAATGCGGTGATAAATGCAGGAGTGGCTTCAGTTAAATCGTGCCAATCAACTTTGACAAGGCTTGACATCATTAAAATGCCGACAAAAATTAATGCCCCCGATGTTGCATAACTTGGTACAATATGCGCTAGCGGTGAAAAGAAAATAACTAATAAGAATAAAATTCCGACGACAACAGACGTCAAACCTGTACGGCCGCCAACTGAAACACCAGCAGAACTCTCAATATAAGTTAGCACTGAGGAGGTACCAAATAAACCACCGATAGTAGAGCTAAAGCTGTCAACTAATAGCGCTTGACGCATTTTGGGGAAACGCCCTTTACTGTCAGCAATTCCCGCCTTATCTGTTACAGCCAAAATAGTGCCCGACGAGTCAAAAAGACTGACAATCATGATTGAGAAAATAATGCCAGTCATGGCAATGTTTAAAGAGCCGACCAAATCGACGTGTCCAACCACAGTTGTTACATCAGGTGGAAGCGAAACAATGCCTTCGTAATGGATA
The genomic region above belongs to Orbaceae bacterium lpD02 and contains:
- a CDS encoding glyoxylate/hydroxypyruvate reductase A; this encodes MNILFYHPFFNSNDWIPLIQQQLPEAIVYPYCAGQNPPADYALIWKPNHEMLAHRHDLKAIFALGAGVDAILDQLQQTPDLLPKNVPLYRLEDAGMALQMQEYTIAIVMRYFRRLDEYYQQQIMQQWRFLPPHQYDQFIIGVMGLGVLGAQVAKRLASLGFKVKGWSYSLKSIAGIDCYHHDQLDIFLSGTKLLINLLPSTQETQGILNKQLFCKLADDSYLINIARGKHLVKADLLSAISSNKIKAATLDVFAQEPLPKDDSFWDNKAITITPHISALTKAEIAVPQIIEKIHRIERGEKVVEGLIDFNKGY
- a CDS encoding phosphatase — encoded protein: MQYLTDLHMHTVASSHAYSTMDEYIAQAKIKGLKLIAITNHGMALGDSPHRWHFVNMRIIPRIVDGIGILRGIEANILNLQGDIDCDDGMYRELDLVIAGFHDPALGPDNIDKNTEALIATIKNPKVNIISHPGNPKYPIHIHEVAKAAKEYHVALEINNSSFISRKGSDDNCRKIAQAVKNVGGMISFGSDSHIAYNVGNFAHCLELIKDITFPPEQIINRSPQAVIEFLAIKTDRYIEELASL
- a CDS encoding NCS2 family permease is translated as MSDLQSNQSRPLIERIFQLKEKKTTIGTEIIAGGTTFLTMVYIIFVNPEILSVTGMDQKAVFVLTCLVTAFASILMGLAANLPIALAPAMGLNAFFAFSICSKYSWEVGMGAIFWGSLLFFLLSLFKVRHWLISNIPPCLRAGISAGIGLFIAFMGFKNMGLIAPSPATLLTMGDILSLPVLLGSLGFFVIIILAARNFHAAVLISILLISLLGLWLDPNIHYEGIVSLPPDVTTVVGHVDLVGSLNIAMTGIIFSIMIVSLFDSSGTILAVTDKAGIADSKGRFPKMRQALLVDSFSSTIGGLFGTSSVLTYIESSAGVSVGGRTGLTSVVVGILFLLVIFFSPLAHIVPSYATSGALIFVGILMMSSLVKVDWHDLTEATPAFITALMMPFAFAITEGVALGFISYVVLKAFTGKFKDLNICVVTVAILFVLKFIFIDH